A window of Mucilaginibacter paludis DSM 18603 contains these coding sequences:
- a CDS encoding glycosyltransferase family 2 protein produces the protein MFKPRLSIITIVYNNVRHIERTILSVLNQTYKNIEYIVIDGLSTDGTLDVINRYRDSIAVVVSEKDKGIYDAMNKGIEIATGDYILFMNSGDELFAADTVEKVFATEPDADIYYGETEVINDDGESMGRRRHKAPEKFTWRGFNLGMSISHQAIYIKKSIIEPYDSRYQLSADIDWIISAAKKAKKIVNTRQYVAKYLFGGMSKKKHKQSLAERFHIMRRHYGLLPTLFNHGIIAVNLTWYYVLHRKTND, from the coding sequence ATGTTCAAACCAAGGTTAAGCATCATTACTATCGTATATAACAACGTTCGGCATATTGAGCGCACCATACTAAGCGTGCTGAACCAAACCTATAAAAATATTGAATACATCGTGATTGATGGACTCTCAACCGATGGCACGCTCGATGTGATCAATAGATACCGGGACAGCATAGCGGTGGTTGTAAGCGAAAAGGATAAAGGCATTTACGATGCCATGAATAAGGGTATTGAAATCGCCACAGGCGACTATATCCTGTTTATGAATTCGGGGGATGAGTTGTTCGCTGCAGATACTGTCGAGAAAGTTTTTGCCACCGAACCGGATGCCGATATTTATTACGGCGAAACAGAGGTTATTAACGATGACGGCGAAAGTATGGGCCGGCGCCGACACAAAGCTCCCGAAAAATTTACCTGGCGGGGTTTTAATCTCGGCATGAGTATCAGCCACCAGGCCATTTACATTAAAAAGAGTATCATTGAGCCGTATGATAGCCGGTATCAGTTAAGTGCCGATATCGACTGGATTATCAGCGCCGCAAAAAAGGCAAAAAAAATAGTGAACACCCGTCAATATGTTGCCAAATATCTGTTTGGCGGTATGTCGAAAAAAAAGCATAAGCAAAGTTTAGCTGAGCGTTTCCATATTATGCGCAGGCATTACGGCCTTTTGCCTACGCTGTTTAATCATGGC
- a CDS encoding glycosyltransferase family 4 protein — translation MLKVVHLNTYDGNGGAGRACIRLNRALLSKGIDSKIVVHYKFGSDARILTFNTNLIQKAYTAATIVLERILAKRYLKPVKTPFSFAWFGRSVIHHPDVKNADIIHLHWVNHSFLNPKHLAEIARLNKPVVWTFHDSNAFTGGCHVRYTCDHFHRECGDCPLLSKPGPHDVSHQIWKEKQNAYNQLNFSIISPSGWMRKSVSESSLMKGKSIIQIPNTLETDLFRPMEQQSAREQLGLPTDKLIFLTGFMPSRKDMHKGTGYLMQSLELLAQRQGINTGQIELVVFGNRNEKDVPVFPFKTTFLGTISNDEKLAQCYAAADAFLIPSLEDNLPYTVMESLACGTPVVAFTTGGIPDMVQHQHNGYLATYRSAESFTDGMEWIINHPDHHSLREQARQTVMDNFSEEIIAQKHLEVYQQLVKKQ, via the coding sequence ATGTTAAAAGTGGTGCATTTAAATACTTACGATGGCAACGGCGGCGCGGGGCGTGCCTGTATCAGGCTTAACCGGGCTTTGCTGTCAAAGGGTATTGATTCTAAAATAGTTGTGCATTACAAGTTTGGCAGCGATGCCCGGATACTAACCTTTAACACCAACCTGATACAAAAGGCCTATACGGCGGCAACCATTGTATTGGAACGCATTTTAGCCAAACGTTATTTAAAACCAGTAAAAACGCCGTTTTCGTTCGCGTGGTTCGGCCGATCGGTAATTCATCATCCGGATGTTAAGAATGCCGACATTATCCATTTACACTGGGTAAACCACAGTTTTTTAAACCCTAAGCACCTGGCCGAAATTGCCCGGCTAAATAAACCCGTGGTATGGACATTTCATGACAGTAATGCCTTTACGGGAGGATGCCATGTGCGTTACACCTGCGATCATTTTCACCGCGAGTGCGGCGATTGCCCATTGCTAAGCAAGCCGGGGCCTCACGATGTATCGCACCAGATCTGGAAAGAGAAGCAAAATGCTTACAACCAACTGAATTTTTCGATCATATCGCCAAGCGGATGGATGCGTAAATCGGTATCGGAAAGCAGCCTGATGAAGGGTAAAAGCATTATACAAATACCCAACACGCTTGAAACAGACCTCTTCAGGCCGATGGAACAGCAGTCGGCCCGTGAGCAATTGGGCTTGCCAACGGATAAACTGATATTTTTAACGGGCTTTATGCCATCGCGCAAGGATATGCACAAAGGTACCGGCTACTTAATGCAAAGCCTGGAGCTGTTGGCACAACGGCAGGGCATAAATACCGGCCAGATAGAGTTGGTTGTTTTTGGTAACCGCAACGAAAAGGATGTCCCTGTATTTCCGTTTAAAACCACTTTTTTAGGTACCATTAGCAACGATGAAAAGCTGGCGCAATGCTATGCCGCCGCCGATGCCTTTTTAATACCATCGTTGGAAGACAATTTGCCTTATACCGTGATGGAAAGTTTGGCCTGCGGCACACCGGTAGTAGCGTTTACCACAGGTGGTATTCCGGATATGGTACAACATCAACACAATGGTTACTTAGCTACATACCGCTCTGCCGAAAGTTTTACCGATGGTATGGAATGGATCATTAACCATCCCGATCATCACAGTTTACGCGAGCAGGCCAGGCAAACCGTAATGGACAATTTTTCGGAAGAGATAATCGCCCAAAAACATCTGGAAGTTTATCAGCAATTGGTTAAAAAACAATAA
- a CDS encoding glycosyltransferase family protein yields MQHLAPIALFVYNRPEHTRRTLVYLKKNHLADESRLYIFSDAPKNNADAAKVDEVRQLIKQADGFKSIKVIERKQNLGLANSIIAGVTQLVNEYGKVIVFEDDLLTSPYTLTYFNQALDRYALDEQVMHIGAYMYPLKEAADLPETFFYRAASSWGWATWARAWKYFEPDVNKLIAEFDQASILQFSIEGNMNFWKQIQEFKSGKNNSWAIRWYASIFLRNGLTLNPAKSLIENIGNDGSGIHSNNEDIYKVQISKQAVTQFPTEISEHQTAYRAIKHFLKHRKGSLWQRGIRYLKQLQQKLNK; encoded by the coding sequence ATGCAGCATCTTGCTCCCATTGCCCTTTTTGTATATAATCGCCCAGAGCACACCCGCCGTACACTGGTTTATCTTAAAAAAAACCATTTGGCTGATGAGTCCCGTTTATATATTTTTTCGGATGCTCCAAAAAATAATGCCGATGCCGCTAAGGTGGACGAAGTAAGGCAATTAATTAAACAGGCAGATGGCTTTAAATCCATTAAAGTTATTGAGCGCAAACAAAACCTTGGCCTGGCAAATTCTATCATAGCAGGGGTTACACAACTGGTTAATGAATATGGCAAGGTTATAGTTTTTGAGGACGATTTACTTACCTCGCCTTATACCTTAACCTATTTCAACCAGGCCCTTGATCGTTACGCACTCGATGAGCAAGTAATGCATATCGGTGCCTATATGTATCCTTTAAAAGAAGCCGCCGACTTACCAGAAACCTTTTTTTATCGCGCAGCCTCAAGTTGGGGTTGGGCCACATGGGCCAGAGCCTGGAAGTATTTTGAACCGGACGTGAATAAATTAATAGCTGAATTTGATCAAGCCAGTATTCTTCAATTTTCTATAGAAGGTAATATGAATTTCTGGAAACAGATACAGGAATTTAAATCCGGAAAAAACAATTCGTGGGCGATACGTTGGTATGCCTCCATATTTTTACGTAACGGATTAACACTAAATCCAGCCAAATCGCTAATAGAAAACATTGGCAACGATGGTAGTGGAATTCACTCTAATAACGAAGATATTTACAAAGTGCAAATATCAAAACAAGCTGTAACGCAATTCCCTACGGAGATCAGTGAACACCAAACAGCATACCGTGCTATTAAGCATTTTTTAAAACATCGGAAAGGCAGTCTATGGCAAAGAGGTATACGTTATTTAAAACAATTGCAACAAAAGCTAAACAAGTAA
- a CDS encoding PorP/SprF family type IX secretion system membrane protein, which translates to MLKRKSTKYIFSVLLTVITFIAKAQPALTYTQYMDNLTPINPAASLTRTDGTANIMARNQWIGIKGSPILFLFNGSVPLKSINASAGIIASDNELGVEQATEFNGFFAKAIQLNETLNLGVSLNAGFRYYTSDYASLDPNDPAIQTDVREFKPNVGFGVMLYSDDYFVGLSLPQLTIRNLGNGSLLDNNNFRNHYYLSAGFSTQLDEDFKLKPATLLYYSRGVPFTADVSSKLYIKETLGLGVNYRTTKEVAALFSLDLDLFHVGYSYQFGTSAANIGQLSNATHEIMLTFIFGKGHQVPISPGNR; encoded by the coding sequence ATGTTGAAGCGTAAAAGCACTAAATATATATTTTCCGTTTTGTTGACAGTTATAACGTTTATAGCCAAGGCGCAGCCAGCTTTAACGTATACGCAATACATGGATAACCTTACTCCAATAAACCCCGCGGCCTCTTTAACCCGTACTGACGGCACCGCCAATATAATGGCGCGCAACCAGTGGATTGGCATAAAGGGCTCTCCTATTCTGTTCCTTTTCAATGGGAGCGTCCCATTAAAAAGCATCAACGCATCCGCAGGAATAATTGCCTCTGATAACGAACTGGGTGTTGAGCAAGCCACCGAATTTAACGGCTTTTTTGCAAAGGCTATCCAACTCAACGAAACATTGAACCTGGGCGTGTCTTTAAATGCAGGCTTCAGGTATTATACAAGCGACTACGCCTCGCTAGACCCGAACGATCCGGCCATTCAAACCGATGTGCGGGAATTTAAACCCAATGTTGGCTTCGGCGTAATGCTGTATAGCGATGACTATTTTGTTGGCCTATCACTACCTCAACTAACTATCCGTAATTTAGGTAACGGCTCTTTACTCGATAACAACAATTTCAGAAATCATTATTACCTCTCGGCCGGGTTTAGTACCCAACTTGATGAAGACTTTAAACTCAAACCGGCTACCTTGCTTTATTATTCAAGAGGGGTGCCTTTCACGGCGGATGTTTCCAGCAAATTATATATTAAAGAGACTTTGGGCTTAGGCGTAAATTACCGGACCACCAAAGAAGTAGCCGCACTATTTTCGCTTGATCTGGATTTATTTCATGTAGGCTATAGTTACCAATTCGGTACATCAGCCGCCAACATCGGCCAGTTAAGCAATGCTACACACGAAATTATGTTGACCTTTATTTTTGGAAAAGGGCACCAGGTGCCAATTAGTCCGGGGAACAGGTAA
- a CDS encoding MBG domain-containing protein, with protein MKYIYLIIFLFCLNFNTAAALAPGITSFTPTQASKGARITINGTNFSDATSVSFGGTAAMRFTIVSSTTIVATVDAGASGNIAVTTPSGTAVLQGFTYINAPNISYNTPQNYGVGIAITPLAPANSGGPVPATIYGQTSTYAGTGNSGSTNGSALTSTFYSPTRVAADLSGNLYVADRDNNLIRKISSGGLVTTFASGFNQPNGVTVDLNGNVYVADAATNSIKKITPTGSVTVVAGNGSMGSNNGIGSAASFYYPFSVTVDGAGNLYVSDNGNNLIRKIDLAGAVTTLAGSGMAAFADGTGTAASFYGPCGGTLDAMGNLYIADGVNNRVRKVTPLGVVTTVAGNGTRATINGNGTSASLNTPTGATIDIAGIVYVAELDGNCIRKVDPSGNVTILAGSNVAGSANGIGTAASFRRPNDVQADQSGFIYVTDYGNNVIRKILTTGYAIDKTLPPGLTFDPTTGIISGTPTATSPSTIYTITAYNTAGSSTTTVTISVSLATPQTITFPPLNSVIYGAADFSAGATSTNNTIPITYTSSNPAVATVSADGKVHVVGVGQTTITALQAGNSIYNAATPVSQTLTVTPAALIVTISNQTKTYGAANPNFTFTYAGFVNGDDATKLSAQPGVVTTASASSPVGVYTVTGGNAASANYTLTYISGTLTILPAPLIITANNQTRIYGIANPALSLTYTSFVNGDDASKLTAQPTVSTIATATSAIGTYPITVSGASNANYNISYLPGTLTITVAPRILTFNPIPDKVSGDIDFDPGATINTNDAITYASSNPSVATIVNGKIHITGVGSVTITASVAAKANYQDVSPKAQQLLVTDINNNDLAIHPVVTPNGDGINDVLRIDGIKKYPDNKLTLVNVNGIKVFEASGYDNVKNVFDGHSNITGAFQPQGTYFYSLQYHENGQSKRKVGYVVLKY; from the coding sequence ATGAAATACATCTACCTTATCATTTTTTTATTTTGTTTAAATTTTAATACCGCGGCGGCTTTAGCGCCCGGTATTACAAGCTTCACGCCGACACAGGCGAGCAAAGGTGCCAGAATTACTATTAACGGCACAAATTTTTCCGATGCCACATCGGTAAGCTTCGGCGGAACAGCAGCCATGCGGTTCACCATAGTTTCTTCAACAACTATAGTAGCAACCGTAGATGCTGGCGCCTCTGGCAATATAGCCGTTACTACCCCGTCGGGCACGGCTGTACTTCAGGGCTTTACTTATATCAATGCGCCTAATATCTCCTACAATACACCTCAAAACTATGGTGTTGGCATAGCTATTACGCCTTTAGCACCTGCTAACAGTGGAGGGCCAGTACCGGCAACTATCTATGGGCAAACCAGTACTTATGCCGGCACCGGAAATTCTGGCTCAACAAATGGTTCAGCTCTTACTTCAACTTTTTACAGTCCTACCAGGGTAGCAGCAGATCTATCGGGCAATTTATATGTGGCGGACAGAGATAATAATTTAATACGGAAAATCTCATCCGGCGGCCTTGTAACAACATTTGCCAGTGGCTTTAACCAGCCTAACGGCGTTACTGTGGATTTAAATGGAAACGTATACGTCGCCGATGCGGCTACTAACTCCATCAAGAAAATAACACCTACCGGATCGGTAACAGTAGTTGCAGGTAACGGGTCTATGGGTAGTAATAATGGTATAGGTTCGGCTGCCAGCTTTTATTATCCGTTCAGCGTTACGGTTGATGGCGCAGGCAATTTATATGTATCCGACAATGGCAACAACTTGATCAGGAAGATTGACCTTGCTGGAGCAGTAACAACACTTGCAGGAAGTGGAATGGCCGCATTTGCCGATGGCACAGGCACTGCCGCGAGCTTTTACGGTCCCTGCGGCGGAACATTGGATGCTATGGGTAATTTATATATTGCCGATGGCGTCAATAATAGGGTAAGGAAAGTAACGCCATTGGGAGTAGTAACAACCGTAGCAGGTAATGGCACAAGGGCAACTATTAATGGTAACGGCACATCAGCAAGCTTAAATACCCCAACCGGTGCAACAATTGATATAGCAGGCATCGTTTATGTGGCAGAACTGGATGGTAACTGCATCCGGAAAGTAGACCCTTCGGGTAACGTAACCATCCTGGCAGGCAGTAATGTAGCAGGATCAGCCAATGGCATTGGTACCGCAGCAAGTTTTAGGCGACCCAATGACGTTCAGGCAGACCAATCCGGTTTTATTTATGTAACCGATTATGGTAACAACGTCATCCGTAAAATATTAACTACCGGCTATGCTATTGATAAAACATTACCCCCTGGATTAACCTTTGATCCAACAACTGGCATTATCAGCGGTACACCGACTGCAACATCTCCGTCAACCATATATACCATAACAGCCTATAACACTGCCGGAAGTAGCACAACAACGGTAACCATCAGCGTTAGCCTCGCAACGCCCCAAACTATTACCTTCCCTCCTCTAAACTCTGTTATTTACGGCGCTGCCGATTTTAGCGCAGGCGCCACCAGCACCAATAATACCATACCTATAACCTATACCAGCAGCAACCCGGCGGTAGCTACCGTGTCTGCTGACGGCAAGGTGCATGTTGTTGGCGTTGGGCAAACTACCATCACAGCATTACAGGCCGGAAATTCAATTTACAACGCGGCTACACCAGTAAGTCAAACATTAACGGTCACACCTGCTGCTTTAATTGTTACTATCAGCAATCAAACTAAAACTTACGGCGCGGCTAATCCAAATTTCACTTTTACCTATGCTGGCTTTGTTAATGGTGATGATGCCACTAAACTAAGCGCGCAGCCCGGCGTTGTAACCACTGCTTCCGCATCTTCGCCTGTAGGTGTTTATACAGTTACTGGTGGCAACGCGGCGTCCGCCAATTATACTTTAACCTACATCTCCGGAACTTTAACTATTTTGCCTGCTCCCTTAATCATCACAGCAAATAACCAAACACGCATTTATGGTATTGCCAACCCTGCATTGTCATTAACCTATACCAGTTTTGTAAACGGCGATGATGCCAGCAAGCTTACTGCTCAACCAACGGTTAGTACGATAGCCACGGCGACATCCGCAATCGGCACATATCCCATCACGGTATCAGGCGCAAGCAATGCCAACTACAATATCAGCTACCTGCCAGGCACGCTCACTATAACCGTAGCGCCCCGCATATTAACGTTTAACCCGATACCTGATAAAGTATCAGGAGATATTGATTTTGATCCGGGCGCCACCATCAATACAAACGATGCTATCACTTATGCCAGTTCAAATCCATCGGTGGCAACTATTGTGAACGGTAAAATCCATATCACCGGCGTGGGCTCTGTCACCATTACGGCCAGTGTAGCAGCAAAAGCTAATTACCAGGATGTTTCACCCAAGGCGCAGCAATTACTTGTTACAGACATCAATAATAATGATTTAGCTATTCACCCAGTGGTAACACCAAATGGCGATGGCATCAATGATGTGCTGCGTATTGATGGAATCAAAAAATATCCTGACAATAAACTAACCCTTGTTAACGTGAACGGCATCAAAGTTTTTGAGGCCAGCGGCTATGATAATGTGAAAAATGTTTTCGATGGCCATTCAAATATTACCGGGGCGTTCCAGCCGCAAGGCACTTATTTTTATTCGTTGCAGTACCATGAGAATGGACAGTCGAAAAGAAAAGTAGGATACGTGGTGCTCAAATACTAA
- a CDS encoding class I SAM-dependent methyltransferase: MNDLEEYFKKNTSRVITKWSQYFEVYDRHFSKYRGKEIVLLEIGTFHGGSLQMWKEYFGDKAKIYGIDINPNCKEVEEDNIQIFIGSQSDRTFLKKVKSEIPPIDILIDDGGHTMLQQIVSFEELFDHIKPDGVYLCEDMHTSYWLDYGGGYKRRGTFVEYSKNFIDYINAYNSHQKSLQVSSFTTSVNSLHYYDSMLVIEKRPTPKPFSSRTGTIEIPFKKGQGKLSIAKKFKYNYNKLLNFFRLPLKNGNFD, from the coding sequence ATGAACGATTTAGAGGAGTATTTTAAAAAAAACACGTCAAGAGTAATAACTAAATGGAGCCAATATTTTGAGGTTTATGACCGGCATTTCAGCAAATACAGGGGCAAGGAAATTGTTTTGTTAGAAATTGGGACCTTTCATGGAGGCAGTTTGCAAATGTGGAAGGAATATTTTGGCGACAAAGCTAAAATTTACGGAATAGACATCAACCCCAACTGTAAGGAAGTGGAGGAAGACAATATTCAAATTTTTATCGGCTCTCAATCAGATCGTACATTTTTGAAAAAAGTAAAAAGCGAAATCCCTCCGATCGACATCCTGATTGATGATGGGGGACACACGATGTTGCAGCAAATCGTTTCTTTTGAAGAACTCTTTGATCATATCAAGCCTGACGGAGTTTATCTATGTGAAGATATGCATACTTCTTACTGGTTAGATTATGGTGGCGGCTACAAAAGGCGAGGCACCTTTGTGGAATATTCCAAAAACTTTATTGATTATATAAACGCGTATAACTCACATCAAAAATCTTTGCAAGTTAGCTCGTTCACAACATCGGTAAACTCTTTGCATTATTATGACAGCATGCTGGTGATCGAGAAGCGCCCCACTCCAAAACCCTTTTCTTCCAGAACGGGTACTATTGAAATACCTTTTAAAAAGGGTCAGGGTAAGTTGAGCATCGCAAAAAAATTCAAATATAATTACAACAAATTATTAAATTTTTTCAGGTTGCCATTAAAGAACGGAAATTTCGACTAA